From Streptomyces sp. TLI_105, the proteins below share one genomic window:
- a CDS encoding NAD(P)-dependent oxidoreductase has translation MTANTPPTTPVSLLGLGAMGAALARTWLAAGYPLTVWNRTPARSEALVAEGAKGADSAAAAVAAGGLVVLCLLDDDSVGTTLDGVDLAGKDLVNLTTTTPAQARARAVWAEERGARYLDGGIMAIPPMIGVPEAGGYVFYSGSRELFELHRTALAVPAGTKYVGEDAGFAALHDVALLSGMYGMFAGAAHAFALIHREDIDPVAFAPLLSGYVSAMADPYVLQTADRLKSGDLTTDVVSPLAMQVAGTSTFLATAEGQGVSPELLRPYFELMRRRLDVGSGDEDLTGVVDLLLR, from the coding sequence ATGACAGCGAACACGCCTCCGACGACCCCCGTCTCCCTTCTCGGCCTCGGCGCCATGGGTGCCGCCCTCGCCCGCACCTGGCTCGCCGCCGGGTATCCGCTCACCGTCTGGAACCGCACCCCCGCCCGTTCGGAGGCGCTCGTCGCCGAGGGGGCGAAGGGTGCGGACAGCGCGGCCGCGGCCGTCGCGGCGGGCGGCCTCGTCGTCCTCTGCCTGCTCGACGACGACTCCGTCGGCACCACCCTGGACGGCGTCGACCTGGCGGGCAAGGACCTCGTCAACCTCACCACCACGACTCCCGCCCAGGCCCGCGCCCGGGCCGTGTGGGCCGAGGAGCGGGGCGCCCGCTACCTGGACGGCGGGATCATGGCCATCCCGCCGATGATCGGCGTCCCCGAGGCCGGCGGTTACGTCTTCTACAGCGGCTCGCGGGAACTGTTCGAGCTCCACCGGACCGCCCTCGCCGTCCCGGCCGGGACCAAGTACGTCGGCGAGGACGCCGGCTTCGCCGCCCTGCACGACGTGGCCCTGCTCAGCGGCATGTACGGGATGTTCGCCGGGGCGGCGCACGCCTTCGCGCTGATCCACCGGGAGGACATCGACCCCGTGGCGTTCGCCCCGCTGCTCTCCGGCTACGTCTCGGCGATGGCGGACCCGTACGTCCTGCAGACCGCCGACCGGCTCAAGAGCGGCGACCTCACCACGGACGTGGTCTCCCCCCTCGCCATGCAGGTGGCCGGCACGTCGACGTTCCTGGCCACGGCCGAGGGGCAGGGCGTCAGCCCGGAACTGCTCCGGCCCTATTTCGAGCTGATGCGCCGTCGGCTCGACGTCGGAAGCGGTGACGAGGACCTGACGGGTGTGGTGGACCTGTTGCTTCGATGA
- a CDS encoding immune inhibitor A domain-containing protein yields the protein MKKIVVSMTLGSALTALLAAGLTPAAAQEARDAAPAGANAHRPDNRPGPLTKQRTQLREQAIDLIAKGKAKANAKGVVEVAPGKFTETETTTAARQEKIFTILSEFGDQGSGKLGTVPGPLHNRIPQPDRTKDNSNAWTADFSKAYYENHFNGSGESMKTFYEKLSNGRYSVSNTVEDWVKVPGNASTYGDNSVEDTGGSWAFIQDTGDAWWNAQLAAGKTPAEIDAYLAQFDVWDRNDWDHDGNFDEPDGYIDHFQAVHAGMGEDAGGGAQGEDAIWSHRWYVNGDDYGLTGPDVSGAQNKQGGARIGQSKYWLGDYTTEGENGGLGVFCHEFGHDLGLPDFYDTNGGENSTAFWTLMSSGSWLGHGAAANEGIGTRPGLMGAEEKLFLGWLDHADAPLGATGSYTLSPAALQVAGKEQAVRVALPDKTSSTTYATPTSGTHAWWTGSADGLNQSLTRSVPAAPKVTVKASAWYEIEADFDYLFAEYSLDGGATWARAGTSVSGSSAGKWTTLRYSYDSAGKPSLFRFRYQSDGGVHFAGAFLDDISLTSGGTTLASDDVEQGVGGWTAQGRWKISTGTETATSPRYYLVENREYVGADALLAEGPYQFSKGVTAPDWVEWFTFQNGMLVWYVDRSFDDNNVSDHPGGGSAMAVDARPAPFRYADGTAPSNRRQPFDATFGLEATDATCLHKEVLTGKGPNQTVQTLAACAPSVPGIPVFDDTDPNAYYDTTAPQASVKVAGHGVRVTVTGDAGDDLTISVANPAAH from the coding sequence GTGAAGAAGATTGTCGTGAGCATGACCCTCGGGTCGGCGCTCACCGCACTCCTCGCCGCGGGGCTCACCCCCGCCGCCGCGCAGGAAGCCCGGGACGCCGCACCGGCGGGCGCCAACGCGCACCGGCCCGACAACCGTCCCGGCCCCCTCACGAAGCAGCGCACCCAGCTGCGCGAGCAGGCGATCGACCTGATCGCCAAGGGCAAGGCCAAGGCGAACGCCAAGGGCGTCGTCGAGGTCGCGCCCGGCAAGTTCACCGAGACCGAGACCACCACCGCCGCCCGCCAGGAGAAGATCTTCACGATCCTCTCCGAGTTCGGCGACCAGGGCTCCGGCAAGCTCGGCACCGTCCCCGGCCCGCTGCACAACCGGATACCCCAGCCCGACCGGACCAAGGACAACTCCAACGCCTGGACCGCCGACTTCTCGAAGGCCTACTACGAGAACCACTTCAACGGCTCCGGCGAGTCCATGAAGACCTTCTACGAGAAGCTGTCCAACGGCCGCTACTCGGTCTCCAACACCGTCGAGGACTGGGTCAAGGTCCCCGGCAACGCCTCCACCTACGGCGACAACTCCGTCGAGGACACCGGCGGCTCCTGGGCCTTCATCCAGGACACCGGCGACGCCTGGTGGAACGCGCAGCTCGCCGCCGGCAAGACCCCGGCCGAGATCGACGCGTACCTCGCCCAGTTCGACGTCTGGGACCGCAACGACTGGGACCACGACGGCAACTTCGACGAGCCCGACGGCTACATCGACCACTTCCAGGCCGTGCACGCCGGCATGGGCGAGGACGCCGGCGGCGGCGCGCAGGGCGAGGACGCCATCTGGTCCCACCGCTGGTACGTCAACGGCGACGACTACGGGCTGACCGGGCCCGACGTCTCCGGCGCCCAGAACAAGCAGGGCGGCGCCCGCATCGGCCAGTCCAAGTACTGGCTCGGCGACTACACCACCGAGGGCGAGAACGGCGGACTCGGCGTCTTCTGCCACGAGTTCGGCCACGACCTCGGCCTGCCGGACTTCTACGACACGAACGGCGGCGAGAACTCCACCGCCTTCTGGACCCTGATGAGCTCCGGCTCCTGGCTCGGCCACGGCGCCGCCGCCAACGAGGGCATCGGCACCCGCCCGGGCCTCATGGGCGCCGAGGAGAAGCTCTTCCTCGGCTGGCTGGACCACGCCGACGCCCCGCTCGGCGCCACCGGCTCGTACACCCTGAGCCCGGCCGCCCTCCAGGTCGCCGGCAAGGAGCAGGCCGTCCGCGTCGCGCTCCCGGACAAGACGAGCAGCACCACCTACGCCACGCCCACCTCGGGCACGCACGCCTGGTGGACCGGCTCCGCCGACGGCCTCAACCAGTCCCTCACCCGCTCCGTCCCGGCCGCCCCGAAGGTGACCGTCAAGGCGAGCGCCTGGTACGAGATCGAGGCCGACTTCGACTACCTCTTCGCCGAGTACTCCCTCGACGGCGGGGCGACCTGGGCCCGCGCGGGCACGTCCGTCTCCGGCTCCTCGGCCGGCAAGTGGACGACGCTGCGCTACTCGTACGACTCCGCCGGCAAGCCGTCCCTCTTCCGCTTCCGCTACCAGAGCGACGGCGGCGTGCACTTCGCCGGCGCCTTCCTGGACGACATCTCGCTGACCTCCGGCGGGACGACCCTGGCGTCGGACGACGTCGAGCAGGGCGTGGGCGGCTGGACCGCGCAGGGCCGCTGGAAGATCTCGACCGGCACCGAGACGGCCACCTCCCCGCGGTACTACCTCGTGGAGAACCGCGAGTACGTCGGCGCCGACGCGCTCCTCGCCGAGGGCCCGTACCAGTTCAGCAAGGGCGTCACCGCCCCGGACTGGGTCGAGTGGTTCACGTTCCAGAACGGCATGCTGGTCTGGTACGTCGACCGCTCCTTCGACGACAACAACGTCAGCGACCACCCCGGCGGCGGCTCGGCGATGGCCGTCGACGCCCGCCCGGCCCCCTTCCGGTACGCCGACGGGACCGCGCCCAGCAACCGGCGCCAGCCCTTCGACGCGACCTTCGGCCTGGAGGCCACGGACGCGACCTGCCTCCACAAGGAGGTCCTGACCGGCAAGGGCCCGAACCAGACCGTCCAGACGCTGGCGGCCTGCGCCCCCTCCGTCCCGGGCATCCCCGTCTTCGACGACACCGACCCGAACGCGTACTACGACACGACGGCCCCGCAGGCCAGCGTGAAGGTCGCCGGTCACGGCGTGCGCGTCACGGTCACCGGTGACGCCGGCGACGACCTGACGATCAGCGTCGCCAACCCGGCCGCGCACTGA
- the otsB gene encoding trehalose-phosphatase, producing the protein MVSSLPHPTTSAGHDGLAALLARPADAVVALDFDGTLAEIVPDPEQARAHPGAVAALAALAPQVASIAVVTGRPAGVAVRYGGFAGVPGLEHLVVLGHYGAERWDAVTGTVQAAAPHPGVASVRAELPGFLDRAGAWRGVWIEEKGRAVAVHTRRAQDPEGAFEALKGPLGELAVAHGLVLEPGRMVLELRPPGMDKGVALAKYVREVGAGSVLYAGDDLGDLPAFAAVEKLRSDGTPGVLVCSGSTEVPELAGRADLAVQGPAGVVAFLTELARAVREG; encoded by the coding sequence ATGGTCAGCAGCCTTCCGCACCCGACCACATCCGCCGGACACGACGGTCTGGCCGCGCTCCTCGCGCGCCCGGCGGACGCCGTCGTCGCCCTCGACTTCGACGGCACCCTCGCCGAGATCGTCCCCGACCCCGAGCAGGCCCGCGCCCACCCCGGTGCCGTGGCCGCCCTCGCCGCGCTCGCCCCCCAGGTCGCCTCCATCGCCGTCGTGACCGGCCGCCCCGCCGGGGTCGCCGTCCGCTACGGCGGCTTCGCCGGCGTCCCCGGCCTGGAGCACCTCGTCGTCCTCGGCCACTACGGCGCCGAACGCTGGGACGCCGTCACCGGCACCGTCCAGGCCGCCGCCCCGCACCCCGGCGTGGCCTCCGTCCGCGCCGAGCTCCCCGGCTTCCTGGACCGGGCCGGGGCCTGGCGGGGCGTCTGGATCGAGGAGAAGGGCCGCGCGGTCGCCGTCCACACCCGCCGCGCCCAGGATCCGGAGGGCGCCTTCGAGGCCCTCAAGGGCCCGCTGGGCGAGCTGGCCGTCGCCCACGGCCTGGTCCTGGAGCCCGGCCGCATGGTCCTGGAGCTGCGGCCGCCGGGCATGGACAAGGGCGTGGCCCTTGCGAAGTACGTACGGGAGGTGGGCGCCGGGTCCGTGCTCTACGCGGGCGACGACCTGGGCGACCTGCCGGCCTTCGCGGCGGTCGAGAAGCTCCGCTCCGACGGGACCCCGGGCGTTCTGGTGTGCAGCGGCTCCACCGAGGTCCCGGAGCTGGCCGGCCGCGCGGACCTCGCCGTCCAGGGTCCGGCGGGCGTGGTCGCGTTCCTGACGGAACTGGCGAGGGCGGTACGGGAGGGCTGA
- a CDS encoding DUF3263 domain-containing protein, whose translation MTEETADGESGLGERERALLAVERRSWPGPGAKERAVRERLGLSPTRYYQLLNALLDDPRALAHDPVTVNRLRRVREEKQRRREG comes from the coding sequence ATGACCGAAGAGACGGCGGACGGCGAGAGCGGGCTCGGGGAGCGCGAGCGGGCGCTGCTCGCCGTCGAGCGCCGCTCCTGGCCCGGTCCCGGTGCCAAGGAGCGGGCCGTCCGCGAGCGGCTCGGGCTCTCCCCGACCCGCTACTACCAGCTGCTCAACGCGCTCCTCGACGACCCGCGCGCCCTGGCCCACGACCCCGTGACCGTCAACCGGCTGCGCCGGGTCCGCGAGGAGAAGCAGCGGAGGAGAGAAGGGTGA
- a CDS encoding extracellular solute-binding protein, whose amino-acid sequence MDEAVERRRFLGLTAAAAALGLTATVAGCGALGGDSGDVTLRLVAADYDLTGGDTTKKYWADLVAAFEAKHPGVKVEVQVESWDDVDRKVAEMVRAGKAPDLAQIGAYADYAAAGQLYAADELLSIPVQANFLGPLVAAGEYKRTQYGMPFVASTRPLFYNKALFQEAGAKAPTTWDELVEAAEKLKAKGVATPFALPLGPEEAQAEALMWLLSGGGGWTDASDRYAVDSDANVRTFEWLRKNLVGKDLTGPVAPGRLNRKAAFAAFANGQVGMLNGHPSLLKEAAKKGVQVGQVPLPGVDGPPKTSMGVADWIMGFRQNGHRKEIGDFLNFVFSDENVLKFAGDNDLLPVTVTASTRMETDPAHANLRVFLKVLPDAQLPPVGKTSWAKVSEDVKQNIGRAVAPGGRPADVLGRIGRAATAAEAAE is encoded by the coding sequence GTGGATGAAGCCGTGGAGCGGCGACGATTCCTTGGACTGACCGCGGCCGCCGCCGCCCTCGGACTGACCGCGACGGTCGCCGGCTGCGGCGCCCTGGGCGGCGACTCCGGCGACGTGACCCTGAGGCTGGTCGCCGCCGACTACGACCTGACCGGCGGCGACACCACCAAGAAGTACTGGGCCGACCTCGTCGCCGCCTTCGAGGCGAAGCACCCCGGCGTCAAGGTCGAGGTCCAGGTCGAGTCCTGGGACGACGTCGACCGCAAGGTCGCCGAGATGGTCAGGGCCGGCAAGGCCCCCGACCTCGCGCAGATCGGCGCCTACGCCGACTACGCCGCCGCCGGACAGCTCTACGCCGCCGACGAACTCCTCTCCATACCCGTCCAGGCCAACTTCCTCGGCCCCCTCGTCGCGGCCGGCGAGTACAAGCGCACCCAGTACGGCATGCCGTTCGTCGCCTCCACCCGGCCGCTCTTCTACAACAAGGCCCTCTTCCAGGAGGCCGGCGCCAAGGCCCCCACCACCTGGGACGAGCTCGTCGAGGCCGCCGAGAAGCTCAAGGCCAAGGGCGTCGCCACCCCCTTCGCCCTGCCCCTCGGCCCCGAGGAGGCCCAGGCCGAGGCCCTCATGTGGCTGCTCAGCGGAGGCGGCGGCTGGACCGACGCCTCCGACCGCTACGCCGTCGACTCCGACGCCAACGTGCGCACCTTCGAGTGGCTCCGCAAGAACCTCGTCGGCAAGGACCTCACGGGACCGGTCGCCCCCGGAAGGCTCAACCGCAAGGCCGCCTTCGCCGCCTTCGCGAACGGCCAGGTCGGCATGCTCAACGGCCACCCCTCGCTCCTCAAGGAGGCCGCGAAGAAGGGCGTCCAGGTCGGACAGGTCCCCCTCCCCGGCGTCGACGGCCCGCCCAAGACCTCCATGGGCGTCGCCGACTGGATCATGGGCTTCCGGCAGAACGGTCACCGCAAGGAGATCGGCGACTTCCTGAACTTCGTCTTCAGCGACGAGAACGTCCTGAAGTTCGCCGGGGACAACGACCTGCTGCCGGTCACCGTCACCGCCTCCACCCGCATGGAGACCGACCCCGCCCACGCCAACCTGCGCGTCTTCCTCAAGGTCCTCCCCGACGCGCAGCTCCCGCCGGTCGGCAAGACCTCCTGGGCCAAGGTCAGCGAGGACGTCAAGCAGAACATCGGCAGGGCCGTCGCCCCCGGCGGCCGCCCCGCCGACGTCCTCGGCCGGATCGGCCGGGCGGCGACGGCGGCGGAGGCAGCCGAGTAA
- a CDS encoding ROK family protein: MRHVIALDVGGTGMKAALVGADGTLLHEARRATGRERGPEAVVETILGFAEELRALGQERYGEPAAAAGVAVPGIVDAENGIAVYAANLGWRDVPMRELLSRRLDGVPVALGHDVRTGGLAEGRIGAGNGADRFLFVPLGTGIAGAIGIGDRIEAGAHGYAGEIGHIVVRPGGTDCGCGQRGCLERYASASAVSLAWAEASGDPDADAADCAKAVESGDPTAVRVWQDAVDALADGLVTALTLLDPRTLIIGGGLAEAGETLFTPLRAAVEERVTFQKLPAIVPAALGDTAGCLGAGLLAWDLLSLDSEVSA; encoded by the coding sequence GTGAGACACGTCATCGCCCTGGATGTGGGCGGCACCGGCATGAAGGCCGCCCTCGTCGGCGCGGACGGCACCCTGCTGCACGAGGCCCGCCGCGCCACCGGGCGCGAGCGCGGCCCCGAGGCCGTCGTGGAGACCATCCTCGGCTTCGCCGAAGAGCTCCGCGCCCTCGGCCAGGAGCGGTACGGAGAGCCCGCCGCGGCCGCCGGAGTCGCCGTCCCCGGCATCGTCGACGCCGAGAACGGCATCGCCGTCTACGCCGCCAACCTCGGCTGGCGCGACGTTCCCATGCGCGAACTCCTCAGCCGCCGGCTCGACGGCGTCCCCGTCGCCCTCGGCCACGACGTCCGCACCGGCGGCCTCGCCGAAGGCCGCATCGGCGCGGGCAACGGCGCCGACCGCTTCCTCTTCGTCCCCCTCGGCACCGGCATCGCCGGAGCCATCGGCATCGGCGACCGCATCGAGGCCGGCGCCCACGGCTACGCCGGCGAGATCGGCCACATCGTCGTCCGCCCCGGCGGCACCGACTGCGGCTGCGGCCAGCGCGGCTGCCTGGAGCGGTACGCCTCCGCCTCCGCCGTCTCCCTCGCCTGGGCCGAGGCCAGCGGCGACCCCGACGCCGACGCCGCCGACTGCGCGAAGGCCGTCGAATCCGGCGACCCCACGGCCGTACGGGTCTGGCAGGACGCCGTCGACGCCCTCGCCGACGGCCTCGTCACCGCGCTCACCCTCCTCGACCCCCGCACGCTCATCATCGGTGGCGGTCTCGCCGAAGCCGGGGAAACCTTGTTCACACCACTCCGGGCCGCCGTGGAGGAACGCGTCACGTTCCAGAAGCTGCCCGCCATCGTCCCGGCGGCCCTCGGGGACACCGCCGGATGCCTGGGCGCGGGCCTCCTCGCCTGGGACCTTCTCTCCCTCGACTCGGAGGTTTCCGCCTGA
- the nagA gene encoding N-acetylglucosamine-6-phosphate deacetylase, which translates to MADHKVLAGAHVVLPTGTVENGRVIVDGDRIAGSAPEGAPTVDLTGHWLVPGFVDMHNHGGGGASFTSGTGDEVLKGVHTHRLHGTTTVVASFVTGEMDFLARRAGLLSELAEQGDLAGLHFEGPFISPCRKGAHDETLLRDPDPAEVRKLIDAARGRAKMVTLATELPGGLDSVRLLAEHGVIAAIGHTDATYEQTRAAIDAGATVATHLYNAMPALGHRAPGPIAALLEDERITVELINDGTHLHPAALELAFHHAGPERVAFITDAMDAAGFGDGRYMLGPLAVDVKDSVARLVEGGSIAGSTLTLDRAFKRAATIDALPVEAVVQAISANPARLLGMYDRVGSLEPGKDADIVVLDAEFELRGVMRKGEWIVDPTADTAA; encoded by the coding sequence ATGGCCGATCACAAGGTTCTCGCCGGCGCACACGTCGTGCTGCCCACCGGAACGGTCGAGAACGGACGCGTGATCGTCGACGGCGACCGCATCGCCGGCTCGGCGCCCGAGGGCGCCCCGACCGTCGACCTGACCGGCCACTGGCTCGTCCCCGGCTTCGTCGACATGCACAACCACGGCGGCGGCGGCGCCTCCTTCACCTCCGGCACCGGCGACGAGGTCCTCAAGGGCGTCCACACCCACCGCCTGCACGGCACCACCACCGTCGTCGCCTCCTTCGTCACCGGCGAGATGGACTTCCTCGCCCGGCGCGCCGGACTGCTCTCCGAACTCGCCGAACAGGGCGACCTCGCCGGCCTCCACTTCGAAGGCCCCTTCATCTCCCCCTGCCGCAAGGGCGCCCACGACGAGACCCTGCTCCGCGACCCCGACCCGGCCGAGGTCCGCAAGCTGATCGACGCCGCCCGCGGCCGGGCCAAGATGGTCACCCTCGCCACCGAGCTGCCCGGGGGCCTCGACTCCGTACGCCTCCTCGCCGAGCACGGCGTCATCGCCGCCATCGGCCACACCGACGCCACGTACGAGCAGACGCGGGCGGCCATCGACGCGGGCGCCACCGTCGCCACCCACCTCTACAACGCGATGCCCGCCCTCGGACACCGCGCCCCCGGCCCGATCGCCGCCCTCCTGGAGGACGAGCGGATCACCGTCGAGCTCATCAACGACGGCACCCACCTCCACCCCGCCGCCCTGGAGCTCGCCTTCCACCACGCGGGACCCGAACGCGTCGCCTTCATCACCGACGCCATGGACGCCGCCGGCTTCGGCGACGGCCGCTACATGCTCGGCCCGCTCGCGGTCGACGTGAAGGACAGCGTCGCCCGCCTCGTCGAGGGCGGCTCCATCGCCGGCTCCACCCTCACCCTGGACCGCGCCTTCAAGCGCGCGGCGACCATCGACGCCCTGCCGGTCGAAGCGGTCGTCCAGGCCATCTCCGCCAACCCGGCCCGCCTCCTCGGCATGTACGACCGCGTCGGCTCCCTGGAACCCGGCAAGGACGCCGACATCGTCGTCCTCGACGCCGAGTTCGAGCTCAGGGGCGTCATGCGCAAGGGCGAATGGATCGTCGACCCGACGGCGGACACAGCCGCCTGA
- a CDS encoding 1-phosphofructokinase family hexose kinase: MILTVTLNTALDLTYRVPALTPHASHRVTQVIERPGGKGLNVARVLAALGYETVATGFAGGATGAMLRERLAEHSTVRDELVETAGPTRRTVAVVDTASGNTTQLNEPGPTVTAAEWTAFRTRFTALLDGARAVALCGSLPPGIHVGAYAELVRLARTVGVPVLLDTSGEPLRRGIAARPDLVKPNAEELAQLTGAREPHRATRDARRRGARAVVSSLGPEGVLAATPEGVWRAAPPAAVKGNPTGAGDSAVAGLLSGLVDETPWPERLTRAVALSAATVLSPVAGEFDPTAYEELLRRVKVTAQPTLA; the protein is encoded by the coding sequence GTGATCCTCACGGTCACCCTCAACACGGCACTGGACCTCACCTACCGGGTCCCCGCCCTCACCCCGCACGCCTCCCACCGGGTCACCCAGGTCATCGAGCGGCCCGGCGGCAAGGGCCTCAACGTCGCCCGCGTCCTCGCCGCCCTCGGGTACGAGACGGTCGCCACCGGCTTCGCGGGCGGCGCCACGGGCGCGATGCTGAGGGAGCGACTCGCGGAGCACTCGACGGTCCGGGACGAACTCGTCGAGACCGCCGGCCCCACCCGCCGCACGGTCGCGGTCGTCGACACCGCGAGCGGGAACACCACCCAGCTCAACGAACCGGGCCCGACCGTCACCGCCGCCGAATGGACCGCCTTCCGCACCCGCTTCACGGCGCTCCTCGACGGAGCCCGCGCGGTCGCCCTCTGCGGCAGCCTCCCGCCGGGCATCCACGTCGGCGCGTACGCGGAACTCGTACGCCTCGCCAGGACGGTCGGCGTCCCCGTCCTCCTGGACACCAGCGGCGAACCCCTCCGGCGCGGCATCGCCGCCCGCCCCGACCTGGTCAAGCCCAACGCCGAGGAACTCGCCCAGCTGACCGGGGCCCGCGAGCCCCACCGGGCCACCCGCGACGCCCGCCGCCGGGGCGCCCGCGCGGTGGTCTCCTCGCTCGGCCCCGAGGGCGTGCTCGCCGCCACCCCCGAGGGCGTCTGGCGCGCGGCCCCGCCCGCCGCCGTGAAGGGCAACCCCACGGGCGCGGGCGACTCCGCCGTCGCCGGCCTCCTCTCGGGCCTGGTCGACGAGACCCCCTGGCCCGAACGCCTCACCCGCGCGGTCGCCCTCTCGGCGGCGACGGTGCTCTCCCCGGTGGCCGGCGAGTTCGACCCGACGGCGTACGAGGAACTGCTGAGGCGGGTGAAGGTGACGGCGCAGCCGACCCTTGCCTGA
- a CDS encoding CBM35 domain-containing protein, with product MAAGNDGANTPEDDDPFGYLYEDGQAAGARPPQGGGYGYPGPAPAQPGVPRTSYNQVRTVGERQYGHHQQQQAYVPPQQQAPYGQPQAQYAAPETYGAQPQTRPIPPQRGGGSGRGPNTRGLLIGAVAVVAVVVVGIAAALITNSGKENDKDSQAGGGTPSTAPTQVSETPSTEPSTEKTPEELPKQDAATLTLGGSATTEKTVPGAEGVDGAYVSGFNAPGASVTWKANMPTAGKYRLTVRYAIPAVDANATLTVNGKPNSLPIGLKNFIHSSDPNLEKNWQTTWAPVDLQKGDNEIKISCEAGNQCNVLLDWLEVTPGQ from the coding sequence ATGGCTGCCGGAAACGACGGCGCGAACACGCCCGAGGACGACGATCCGTTCGGCTACCTCTACGAGGACGGCCAGGCAGCGGGCGCCCGGCCCCCGCAGGGCGGCGGCTACGGCTACCCCGGCCCCGCCCCGGCCCAGCCGGGCGTGCCCCGGACCTCGTACAACCAGGTCAGAACGGTCGGCGAGCGCCAGTACGGCCACCACCAGCAGCAGCAGGCGTACGTGCCGCCGCAGCAGCAGGCCCCGTACGGCCAGCCGCAGGCGCAGTACGCGGCGCCCGAGACGTACGGCGCCCAGCCGCAGACCCGCCCGATCCCGCCCCAGCGCGGCGGCGGCTCCGGCCGCGGCCCCAACACCAGGGGCCTCCTGATCGGCGCGGTCGCCGTCGTGGCGGTCGTGGTCGTCGGCATCGCGGCGGCCCTGATCACGAACTCGGGCAAGGAGAACGACAAGGACTCCCAGGCCGGCGGCGGCACGCCGTCGACCGCGCCCACCCAGGTCTCCGAGACGCCGAGCACGGAGCCGAGCACCGAGAAGACCCCGGAGGAGCTCCCGAAGCAGGACGCGGCGACGCTGACGCTGGGCGGGTCGGCGACGACGGAGAAGACCGTCCCGGGCGCCGAGGGCGTCGACGGCGCCTACGTGTCGGGCTTCAACGCGCCGGGCGCCTCGGTGACCTGGAAGGCGAACATGCCGACGGCGGGCAAGTACCGCCTGACCGTGCGCTACGCCATCCCGGCGGTCGATGCCAACGCCACCCTGACGGTGAACGGCAAGCCGAACTCCCTGCCGATCGGGCTGAAGAACTTCATCCACTCCTCGGACCCGAACCTGGAGAAGAACTGGCAGACCACCTGGGCGCCGGTCGACCTCCAGAAGGGCGACAACGAGATCAAGATCTCGTGCGAGGCCGGCAACCAGTGCAACGTGCTGCTCGACTGGCTCGAGGTGACCCCGGGGCAGTAG